A genomic window from Trueperella bialowiezensis includes:
- the secG gene encoding preprotein translocase subunit SecG gives MKVLLTICVVLLVITSLLLIGSILLHKGRGGGISDVFGGGISTSMRSSGVAERNLNRITVGIALVWTACIVLIGLITKIQS, from the coding sequence GTGAAGGTTCTTCTGACTATCTGCGTGGTCCTGCTGGTGATCACGAGCTTGTTGCTCATCGGCTCGATTTTGCTCCACAAGGGCCGTGGCGGCGGTATTTCTGACGTCTTTGGTGGAGGTATTTCCACATCGATGCGCTCGTCTGGTGTCGCGGAACGTAACCTGAACCGGATCACCGTGGGAATCGCGCTTGTGTGGACGGCCTGCATTGTTCTCATTGGTCTGATCACGAAGATCCAGTCCTAG
- a CDS encoding glucose-6-phosphate dehydrogenase assembly protein OpcA encodes MTTLTNTTSAEVARELERIRDLGGSSALGKVLNLIAVVRNDDGVRAVVDSAVDVAQAHPLRVIVLMPDATSDDGKPRLDAEIMLKEDVGVAEVVILRPYNGAGQNEVSLVLPLLLSDAPVFTWWVQEAPKNPSQTSLGRVSTRRITNANSTRNPVAALTALAQHRQPGDTDLTWAGITLWRSQLAALLNEAPYEPVTEAFVHGNTSRGGANLLAGWLALRLGVPVHLEHRETAGIDSVELCRESGSLSISRPQDGDVAIISRPDRADLQVAMPMRTLQAQLIEELRTVNDDLEFAAVLREGLALLN; translated from the coding sequence ATGACTACTTTGACTAATACGACATCGGCTGAGGTCGCACGAGAACTTGAACGCATTCGCGACCTCGGCGGTTCTAGCGCACTCGGCAAGGTGCTGAACCTTATCGCCGTCGTGAGAAACGACGACGGCGTACGCGCAGTAGTTGACTCCGCCGTCGATGTTGCTCAAGCCCATCCCCTGCGAGTCATCGTGCTCATGCCAGACGCCACAAGCGATGATGGTAAGCCGCGGCTCGATGCTGAGATCATGCTGAAAGAAGACGTAGGCGTTGCTGAAGTGGTGATCTTACGGCCGTATAACGGGGCGGGCCAAAATGAGGTGTCGCTCGTATTGCCATTGCTGCTGTCCGACGCTCCGGTGTTCACCTGGTGGGTACAAGAAGCTCCAAAAAATCCTTCCCAGACCAGCCTTGGGCGTGTTTCTACTCGCCGAATCACCAACGCTAATTCCACTCGGAATCCGGTAGCAGCCTTGACTGCACTGGCACAACACCGTCAACCCGGCGATACCGATCTGACCTGGGCGGGAATTACTCTTTGGCGGTCACAGCTTGCAGCCCTGCTCAACGAGGCTCCCTACGAACCGGTGACCGAAGCCTTCGTTCACGGAAACACAAGCCGGGGTGGAGCTAACTTGCTCGCTGGATGGCTTGCCCTCAGGCTCGGCGTGCCAGTACATCTTGAACATCGGGAAACAGCCGGGATTGATTCGGTAGAGCTTTGCCGGGAGTCAGGATCGCTGAGTATCTCACGGCCACAGGATGGCGACGTCGCAATCATATCCCGGCCAGACAGGGCTGACCTTCAGGTTGCGATGCCGATGCGCACCTTGCAAGCGCAACTCATCGAAGAGCTACGAACAGTCAACGACGATCTTGAATTCGCAGCCGTACTACGCGAAGGGCTCGCGTTGCTTAACTAG
- the zwf gene encoding glucose-6-phosphate dehydrogenase: MESHEWVNPLISDTDTRMQRVAGPNGLVLFGITGDLSHKKILPAIYDLAHRGLLPPSFTLFGVARPKKGIDDLSAWVEDAIRSGAKTGIDETTLAQLMGGFRAIQGNYDSPDTYRQLKAELARASVERGTGGNYAFYLAIPPGLFPQVLQQLKDAGLDNQDEGWRRVVIEKPFGHDLQSARELDAVVSHVFRPESIFRIDHYLGKETVQNILALRFANELFEPLWNNAHVDHVQITMAEDIGIGSRAGYYDGVGAARDVIQNHLLQLLALIAMEEPTAFDAEALRIEKEKVLKATHLLGSPADSSVFAQYSEGWQGGTFVTGYLDEEGVAAGSRTDTYAALRLGIDTRRWAGVPFYLRAGKRLGRRVTEVALEFKRPPFLPFTAEQTAAMGSNTLVIRIQPEEGVTLRFGSKVPGAHMLLRDVTMDFGYGHAFTEYAPEAYERLILDVLLGDPPLFPQQNEVELSWALIDQVTNYWENTSRPLDTYDPGSWGPPSADDMLAGDGRAWRRL, from the coding sequence ATGGAATCTCACGAGTGGGTTAATCCGCTTATTTCAGATACAGATACGCGCATGCAGCGAGTAGCAGGCCCGAACGGACTTGTCCTGTTTGGGATTACCGGCGACCTTTCGCACAAGAAAATCCTTCCTGCTATCTACGATCTGGCACACCGCGGTTTGCTGCCGCCGTCGTTCACACTCTTCGGAGTTGCCCGGCCGAAAAAGGGTATTGACGATCTTTCTGCCTGGGTCGAAGACGCGATTCGTTCCGGCGCGAAAACGGGCATTGATGAGACCACGCTTGCCCAGCTCATGGGCGGATTCCGGGCGATCCAAGGCAATTATGACAGCCCGGACACATATCGCCAGCTCAAAGCAGAATTAGCTCGGGCGAGTGTTGAGCGTGGCACGGGTGGAAACTATGCTTTCTACCTTGCCATCCCGCCTGGTCTTTTCCCTCAGGTGTTGCAACAGCTCAAAGATGCCGGGCTCGATAACCAGGACGAGGGTTGGCGCCGCGTGGTCATCGAAAAGCCTTTCGGCCACGATTTACAGTCGGCACGCGAGCTTGACGCCGTCGTCTCACATGTTTTTCGCCCCGAATCGATCTTCCGGATCGACCACTATCTTGGCAAAGAGACCGTCCAAAACATTTTGGCACTGCGTTTCGCAAACGAACTGTTCGAACCGCTGTGGAACAACGCCCACGTTGACCACGTGCAGATTACGATGGCCGAGGATATCGGTATCGGTTCGCGTGCCGGTTATTACGACGGCGTTGGAGCAGCTCGCGATGTCATCCAGAATCACCTATTGCAGCTGCTTGCACTAATCGCGATGGAAGAGCCCACAGCGTTTGACGCCGAGGCGCTGCGCATCGAAAAGGAAAAGGTACTCAAGGCTACCCACCTGCTTGGAAGTCCTGCTGATTCGTCCGTCTTCGCACAGTATTCGGAAGGTTGGCAAGGTGGCACGTTCGTCACCGGTTACCTCGACGAAGAAGGCGTGGCCGCGGGCTCGCGTACGGATACCTACGCGGCGTTGCGCCTCGGTATTGATACACGCAGGTGGGCTGGCGTGCCATTCTATTTGCGTGCGGGTAAACGGCTAGGCAGGCGGGTCACGGAGGTGGCGCTGGAGTTCAAACGCCCACCGTTCCTGCCGTTTACTGCGGAACAAACCGCCGCCATGGGTTCCAACACGCTGGTTATCCGCATCCAGCCGGAAGAAGGGGTCACGTTACGCTTCGGGTCAAAAGTTCCTGGTGCACACATGCTGCTTCGTGATGTGACGATGGATTTCGGCTACGGCCACGCGTTCACCGAATATGCGCCGGAAGCCTACGAGCGGCTCATCCTCGACGTCCTACTCGGTGACCCTCCCCTGTTTCCACAGCAAAACGAGGTTGAACTGTCGTGGGCGCTCATCGATCAAGTGACGAATTATTGGGAGAACACATCACGGCCGCTGGACACCTACGATCCCGGCTCGTGGGGGCCACCTTCTGCAGATGACATGCTGGCTGGCGACGGCCGGGCTTGGCGCAGGCTATAG